The genomic DNA CTAAAAAAGAGAAGCCCCGGCTGCGCAAACAGCCAGGGCTTCGAGAAGTGTGGGGGTTATTGCACAACCCTTTTACTTCTAGCCAGATGGAAAGGGAAAACGCGAAGACGGAGTTTAAACTAACGTTTAAGCTTCGGATGCCTCCCGAGCTACTTAAGTGGCTCGTAGGGGCGGTACTAATGGGCGGCGGAGCCATTTCGGCAGTCGCCCACTGGGCCAACTAGGTTGCAAGGGGCGTGCCGCGAGGTGCGGCCCTTGTTCGTCAGACAAATATACTGTGTCGGCTGGTAAGGGTTGCTGGTTGATTAAATCTTCTGGCAAACTGTTCAACGACGGGCGGGGGCAAGCCCCGCACCCTACTTCCGAATCAGCGCGCCGGCCTGCTTCTCAAACTGTTGAATAAGCCGCTGCATCACCTGGTCGATGGCTTGGTCGGTGAGCGTTTGGGTCGGGTCTTGCAACGTGAAGCTGACGGAATACGACTTCTTGCCCGCTTCGAGGCGGTCGCCTTCGTACACGTCGAACACGTTGAGGCCGTGCAGCAGCTTCTTCTCGGTGCGCTGCGCGATGGTGCGCAACTGCTCGAACGTCACGCTCTTATCGACTACCAGCGACAGGTCGCGGCGCACTTCCGGGAAGCGGGGCAGCTCGCGGGCAGTGAGGGTAGCTTTGTATTTCTTGAGCAGCCAGTCCCAATCCAGCTCGGCATACCACACGGGCTGGCTCACGTCGAGGCGCTTGAGCACCTGCGGCGATACGGCCCCGACGTTGCCGACGGGTTGGTTTTGCACCAGCAGCCCTACCCCCCCTGCCAGGTACGGGTGTTGCGTGGGCTGCGGCGCGGCCTGCGGGTAGCCCAGCGCGGCCAGCACCTGCTGCACCGCCCCGGCCGCGTCGTGGTACGTGGCCTTTTGAGTGGGATGCTGCCAGGTTTCGGCGGTGGCGCTGCCGGTGAGCCAGAGGCCGAGCACGGTCTTTTCCTGGTACTTACCGGTGGCGGTGCGCTGGTAGGTGCGGCCAAACTCGTAGAGCTTGAGGTCGCGCTGCCGGCGGTTGAGGTTGTGGCGCACCACCTCCAGGCCCGAATGCAGCAGCGCGGGACGCATCACGTTCAGGTCCTGGCTGTTGTAGTTGAGAATACGCACCAGCTTCTCGTCGGGCGCGTCAGCTTTTTCGAAGTACTGCGAGTTGGTGAGCGAGTTGGTGATAATCTCCGAGAAGCCCTGGCCGCTGAGCAGGCTGGCCACTTTCTGGCGCACCACTTCGGGGTCGGGGTTGGGGAAGGGGGATAGGAACGAGGCCGAATTATGCGGCCGCAGCGCCACGTTGTTGAAGCCGTAGATGCGCAGAATCTCTTCGATTACGTCGGCCTCGCGGGTCACGTCCACCTTGTAGGGCGGCACGGCCAGCAGCCAGGTTTTCGGGTTCTTGGTTCCTGGTTCCTGGTTGGTAGTTTCCTCTTCGATTTTAATATCGAGGCCGGTCAGGATTTCGCGGATGCGCTCCTCCCCTATTTCCTGGCCGATGAGCTGCGCGACGCGGGCCAGCCGCAGGCGCACCTGGTTGGTGGGAATGAGGTGCGGAAACTCGTCCACGACCGGCGCGGCGATGCGCGCGCCGGCTACTTCTTGCAGCAGCAGGGCGGCGCGTTTCAGCGCCACCGGCACCATGTAGGGGTCGGTGCCGCGCTCGAAGCGGAAGGAGGCGTCGGTTTTGAGGCCGTGGGCCTGGCTGGTGCGGCGCACCACGGCGGGCGCGAAGTAGGCGCTTTCGAGGAAAACGCGGGTGGTGCCCGTCCCTACCCCCGATATTTTGCCGCCAAACACGCCGGCCAGCGCCATCGGCGCGCCGTTGCCATCGGCCACCACTAAGTCGTCGGCGCTCAGGGTGCGGGCCACGTTGTCGAGGGTCACGAATACTTCACCGGCTTCGGCGCGCTTCACCCGAATATGGCCGCCCGTGATGGCGGCGGCGTCGAAGGCGTGCAG from Hymenobacter psoromatis includes the following:
- a CDS encoding phenylalanine--tRNA ligase subunit beta; the encoded protein is MTISFDWLKTLFPTPLPAAEVGALLTGSGLEVESLTDLESIPGGLRGVVLGTVLTCARHPDADKLSLTTVAVGDETPRQIVCGAPNVAAGQRVVVALEGAMLHPTTGEPFKIKKSKIRGAASEGMICAEDEIGLGQSHAGIMVLDTDLPDGTPAADYFGLAADTVFEIGLTPNRADAASHYGVARELRALLGQPAQLPDVSAFATPSEGANIRVTLEDEQACPRYAGLLLDEVKVGPSPEWLQRRLRSIGLSPINNVVDVTNFVLHELGQPLHAFDAAAITGGHIRVKRAEAGEVFVTLDNVARTLSADDLVVADGNGAPMALAGVFGGKISGVGTGTTRVFLESAYFAPAVVRRTSQAHGLKTDASFRFERGTDPYMVPVALKRAALLLQEVAGARIAAPVVDEFPHLIPTNQVRLRLARVAQLIGQEIGEERIREILTGLDIKIEEETTNQEPGTKNPKTWLLAVPPYKVDVTREADVIEEILRIYGFNNVALRPHNSASFLSPFPNPDPEVVRQKVASLLSGQGFSEIITNSLTNSQYFEKADAPDEKLVRILNYNSQDLNVMRPALLHSGLEVVRHNLNRRQRDLKLYEFGRTYQRTATGKYQEKTVLGLWLTGSATAETWQHPTQKATYHDAAGAVQQVLAALGYPQAAPQPTQHPYLAGGVGLLVQNQPVGNVGAVSPQVLKRLDVSQPVWYAELDWDWLLKKYKATLTARELPRFPEVRRDLSLVVDKSVTFEQLRTIAQRTEKKLLHGLNVFDVYEGDRLEAGKKSYSVSFTLQDPTQTLTDQAIDQVMQRLIQQFEKQAGALIRK